A genomic region of Bernardetia sp. ABR2-2B contains the following coding sequences:
- a CDS encoding SUMF1/EgtB/PvdO family nonheme iron enzyme yields the protein MKTRFTSTHIFSFLLSAFGIAIIIFGSGFFPASIKTEYKNEYVSFEKINNSSSVYRFLLPSHLFKTTQDTAGMVFVRGSVFNMGSTVFENEMPIHEVELDDFYIGRYEVTVKQYREFCEATGRDMPKEPMWGWDDTHPVVGVTWDDASQYAEWAGKRLPTESEWEYAARGGLSTLNYTYSGANYAEVVGWYEGNSVEMVQPIGLKRPNELGIYDMSGNVWEWCFDHYGRYRQGRTKNPKGVPQGLNRCIRGGSWFGNKGNLRTANRYYNPQGFGSNLIGFRVAMDK from the coding sequence ATGAAAACTCGTTTTACTTCAACTCATATTTTTTCATTTCTACTTTCTGCTTTTGGAATAGCTATCATTATTTTTGGAAGTGGTTTTTTTCCTGCTTCTATCAAAACAGAATACAAAAACGAATATGTTTCTTTTGAGAAAATAAATAATTCCTCATCTGTTTATAGATTCTTACTGCCTTCTCATTTGTTCAAAACTACACAAGATACAGCAGGAATGGTCTTTGTCAGAGGAAGTGTTTTTAATATGGGAAGTACCGTTTTTGAAAATGAAATGCCTATTCACGAAGTAGAGTTAGATGATTTTTATATCGGAAGATATGAAGTTACAGTAAAACAATATAGAGAATTTTGTGAAGCAACGGGAAGAGATATGCCAAAAGAACCAATGTGGGGCTGGGACGATACGCACCCAGTTGTGGGCGTAACATGGGATGATGCTAGTCAGTATGCAGAATGGGCAGGAAAGCGTTTGCCAACAGAATCGGAGTGGGAATATGCAGCACGAGGAGGATTAAGCACCTTAAATTATACATATTCAGGTGCAAATTATGCAGAAGTAGTAGGTTGGTATGAAGGAAATTCGGTAGAAATGGTACAACCTATTGGACTCAAAAGACCCAATGAATTAGGTATTTATGATATGTCTGGAAATGTTTGGGAATGGTGTTTTGACCATTATGGACGTTATCGCCAAGGACGCACAAAAAACCCAAAAGGCGTTCCACAAGGATTAAATCGTTGTATTAGAGGTGGAAGTTGGTTTGGAAACAAAGGAAATTTACGCACAGCAAATCGTTATTATAATCCTCAAGGTTTTGGTAGTAACTTGATTGGTTTTAGAGTGGCGATGGATAAATAA